One window of Candidatus Nitrospira kreftii genomic DNA carries:
- a CDS encoding AraC family transcriptional regulator, with translation MRIYVLVLHEVFDTGLSSLLDTFSTANTLAKSTGVSSTRFDVTMIGVRPRVRTSQGLLVPVRSATRLARPDVVLVPAIGAKMPDALRMALERRDMADAQALLRDWSAAGTLVGAACTSTFVLAGSSLLNGYHATTSWWLAPFFREQYPNVMLDESRMVVHDSRFITAGAALGHLDLALWLVRRRSPALAAMTARYLVVDPRPSQAAFAIPDHLAHTDPFVERFERWARRRLADGFSLHDAARAIATSPRTLTRRLQSVMGKSPLGYFQDLRVERAVHLLQTSNTSIDQIAAQVGYANGVTLRTLIRRKIGRGVRELRART, from the coding sequence ATGCGAATTTATGTGCTGGTGCTTCATGAGGTCTTCGACACGGGCCTCTCTTCCCTTCTCGACACCTTCAGCACTGCGAACACACTGGCGAAATCCACAGGGGTATCGTCAACACGCTTTGATGTGACGATGATCGGTGTCCGACCTCGCGTGCGCACAAGCCAAGGACTGTTGGTGCCAGTGCGGTCGGCGACACGGCTTGCGCGTCCAGATGTTGTATTGGTTCCTGCCATTGGAGCGAAAATGCCTGATGCGTTACGAATGGCGCTGGAGCGGAGAGACATGGCAGACGCGCAAGCGCTGTTGCGCGATTGGTCTGCCGCCGGTACGCTCGTTGGGGCGGCCTGCACAAGCACATTTGTGCTTGCGGGCTCGTCACTGCTCAACGGCTATCATGCCACGACGTCCTGGTGGCTTGCTCCGTTCTTCCGTGAGCAATATCCGAATGTCATGCTCGATGAATCTCGCATGGTTGTGCACGACTCACGCTTCATCACCGCCGGTGCTGCACTGGGACACCTGGATCTGGCGCTCTGGCTAGTCCGTCGAAGAAGCCCGGCACTGGCCGCAATGACGGCGCGCTACCTCGTCGTGGACCCACGGCCATCGCAAGCGGCATTTGCGATTCCTGATCATCTCGCTCACACGGATCCGTTTGTCGAGCGGTTCGAGCGATGGGCACGTCGCCGGTTGGCCGACGGGTTTTCCCTCCATGATGCCGCTCGTGCCATAGCCACAAGCCCGCGGACGCTTACACGCCGCCTGCAATCGGTCATGGGCAAGTCCCCGCTCGGATATTTCCAGGATCTTCGCGTCGAGCGCGCGGTTCACCTTCTGCAGACGAGCAACACCAGTATTGATCAAATTGCCGCCCAGGTGGGTTACGCAAACGGGGTGACGCTGCGGACGCTCATCCGGCGCAAGATTGGTCGGGGTGTGCGCGAGCTGAGGGCACGTACATGA
- a CDS encoding Antibiotic biosynthesis monooxygenase, with amino-acid sequence MVRVGLLVRLQAKPGKEAEVASFLESGLALANQEAATPVWFALQLGPATFGIFDAFADEAGRKAHLGGQIAAALMAKAADLLSEPPKIEQVDVLAAKITR; translated from the coding sequence ATGGTACGAGTCGGATTGTTAGTGAGGTTGCAGGCCAAGCCTGGGAAGGAAGCTGAGGTCGCGAGCTTTCTCGAAAGTGGGCTTGCTCTGGCCAATCAGGAAGCCGCGACGCCGGTCTGGTTTGCGCTGCAGTTGGGTCCGGCCACATTCGGCATCTTCGACGCATTTGCTGATGAGGCAGGCCGAAAGGCGCATTTGGGCGGGCAGATTGCGGCGGCCTTGATGGCAAAAGCCGCAGACCTGTTGTCAGAACCACCAAAGATCGAACAGGTTGATGTGCTTGCCGCAAAGATCACGCGATGA
- a CDS encoding hypothetical protein (conserved protein of unknown function): MAVFTVDPNRFQAAGSTQENAEKHRRSVSNQVVANVRPPQPDNGDFAQADKRGSFSKGLKHDPATGLVNPAAFTEFANALSSDRLAVFAAIEAISDAHRGFGANTRSWVNPVAGRAFAVVGGDPQQFAMPSAPKFGSDELTFEMAENYWMAALRDVPFSEYASNPIVQQAALELTQLRNVAVAERMDIARRPDLTPAQRNEELAPTADGAITPELLFRGLTPGDRVGPYISQFLIHPVPFGVQGFHQRNKTLRAGQDFMTLWNEWHAVQNGAKRDFVPSHFDNDLHYVRNGRDLSQWVHIDVLFQGYFNACLMLLQDAGAASSVGGAIGAKPSIVSPYSPVGLKQEGFGTLGAPGHIGMMCEVAALALKAVWFQKWYVHLRLRPEVYAGRIDLERRMPGTFNLPASLMNSIAVQGNLLRYGSALLPMAFPEGSPMHPAYGAGHATVAGACVTILKALFDVSGAFPNPVDMTVDKTGHETLMAYTGGVLTIEGELNKLASNIAIGRNIAGVHWRSDGTYSLQLGEQVAIKLLEAYARSYAELSPGTLAFRFTKFDGTQQDVSA, translated from the coding sequence ATGGCAGTTTTCACAGTCGATCCGAATCGTTTTCAGGCGGCAGGCAGCACGCAAGAGAACGCTGAGAAGCATAGGCGCTCAGTGTCAAATCAGGTGGTGGCAAATGTTCGGCCGCCACAACCAGACAACGGAGATTTCGCGCAGGCAGACAAGCGGGGCAGCTTCAGTAAGGGCTTGAAGCACGACCCAGCTACAGGGTTGGTCAATCCGGCCGCGTTCACGGAGTTCGCGAATGCACTCTCCAGCGATCGTCTGGCGGTGTTTGCCGCCATCGAGGCCATCAGCGATGCGCATCGCGGCTTCGGCGCCAATACGCGCAGCTGGGTCAATCCGGTCGCGGGGCGCGCATTTGCCGTGGTCGGCGGTGATCCGCAGCAGTTCGCCATGCCGTCCGCGCCAAAGTTCGGCAGCGATGAGCTGACGTTCGAGATGGCTGAGAACTACTGGATGGCCGCCCTACGCGACGTACCCTTCTCTGAATACGCGTCAAACCCAATAGTACAACAAGCCGCGCTCGAACTTACCCAGCTACGGAATGTCGCAGTCGCCGAGCGCATGGACATCGCACGACGTCCAGACCTGACCCCTGCTCAACGAAATGAAGAGCTGGCACCGACTGCAGATGGCGCCATCACACCAGAACTACTTTTTCGCGGACTGACACCAGGCGATCGCGTTGGCCCGTACATATCACAATTCTTGATTCATCCAGTGCCCTTCGGCGTGCAGGGGTTCCACCAGCGCAACAAGACTCTGCGAGCCGGACAGGACTTCATGACCCTCTGGAATGAGTGGCACGCCGTTCAGAACGGCGCGAAGCGCGATTTCGTGCCCAGCCATTTCGACAATGATTTGCACTATGTGCGCAATGGTCGCGATCTGTCGCAATGGGTGCACATTGATGTACTGTTTCAAGGCTATTTCAATGCGTGTTTGATGCTTCTTCAGGACGCAGGAGCCGCCTCGTCGGTGGGTGGTGCCATTGGTGCCAAGCCGTCTATAGTTAGCCCATATTCCCCTGTTGGGTTGAAGCAGGAGGGGTTCGGTACGCTCGGCGCCCCGGGCCACATCGGCATGATGTGCGAAGTAGCGGCGCTGGCACTCAAGGCCGTATGGTTCCAGAAATGGTACGTGCATCTGCGTCTGCGCCCCGAGGTTTACGCCGGACGCATCGATTTGGAGCGCCGAATGCCCGGCACCTTCAATCTTCCCGCGAGCCTGATGAACTCAATCGCTGTGCAAGGAAACTTGTTGCGTTATGGCTCAGCCCTGCTGCCTATGGCATTTCCTGAGGGTTCGCCGATGCACCCCGCCTACGGCGCGGGCCATGCCACGGTGGCCGGCGCTTGCGTGACCATTTTAAAGGCGCTCTTCGATGTGAGCGGCGCATTCCCGAACCCGGTGGACATGACGGTGGACAAGACCGGTCATGAGACCCTCATGGCCTATACCGGGGGGGTGCTGACGATCGAAGGCGAATTGAATAAACTCGCCTCGAATATCGCAATCGGACGCAACATCGCTGGCGTACACTGGCGATCCGATGGAACCTACTCGCTGCAGCTCGGTGAGCAGGTAGCTATCAAGCTGCTCGAAGCCTATGCGCGCAGCTATGCAGAACTGTCCCCTGGCACCTTAGCGTTCCGGTTCACCAAGTTTGATGGAACCCAACAGGACGTCAGTGCATAA